A stretch of the Carcharodon carcharias isolate sCarCar2 chromosome 28, sCarCar2.pri, whole genome shotgun sequence genome encodes the following:
- the LOC121270780 gene encoding neurofilament medium polypeptide-like, giving the protein MSYNWQPLSSSPFGKGHSVSARTLSRNLGFPGTEFSSQDWSRSSLKQCGLSATRGYKPSGNVEFSLSNLSSGDHKMVGANEKELMQGLNDSFAGFIDKVRQLEQQNKGLEAEITDLRERQTAQSGLANIYEPEMAELRNLIQETERQKMQIYLDRDHLEEDLQRLKRKYEEERQTVHDTEASIQACKKDRENTNLIKLDLERKAQSLIDEIVFLKNKHEEEVADLFSQIQASQVGVEMKDFMKPDLTGALREIRAQMEGYTNVNMQQAEEWFTSRVAKLNNAAATNREALQSTRQEISEYNRQLQCKSLELETVRGRKESLEKQLNEIENRNHSELIQYQGAVHQLENELKNTKQELTHHLREYQDLLNVKMALDVEIASYRKLLEGEETRFGSGAENFSPSPHMYREPQYITQSSYTTTKTKITPEFKYVEEILSETTKEIDLADLEDAYLRLKPGQLYDEEVGGDVMESKEAEEKAATEAKEKEKGTEAKEGEEGAEAEGEEETAEGKEREEDTEDKKEEEGAEVKEREEDAEAKEEEEGAGVKKTEEGAEVKEEGAESKEGEGASEAKEVKEGTEDKEEAKEGEDAEVKVAEEGIEDKKEEEGAEDKKGEEGVEDKKGEEGVEEKEGEGDTEDKKGEEGVEDKKEEEGVEDKKGEEGVEDKKGEEGVEDKKGEEGVEEKEGEGDTEDKKGEEGVEDKKEEEGAEEKEGEGDTEDKKGEEGVEDKKEEEGVEDKKGEEGVEDKKGEEGVEDKKGEEGAEEKEGEGDTEDKKEEVVEVKEKTREGEALEAKAEAMKGETGKAKEEVIEKQAIETKPDATAGKTDETKEEAVDEKAKGESEGAEEGQAESGNLTVKETVRDQRKESGPEEPTRTSQDKSESAAEEKPEESKDRKCLDKPKEESPEVKETATVETEADPKGQTKVKETSKVNEKENKKDEKKESKDKK; this is encoded by the exons ATGAGTTATAACTGGCAGCCTCTCAGTAGCTCTCCTTTCGGGAAAGGACACTCAGTCTCCGCCAGGACCTTGAGTCGCAATCTGGGCTTCCCAGGCACAGAATTCAGCTCCCAGGACTGGTCAAGATCATCCCTCAAGCAGTGTGGCCTGTCTGCGACTCGAGGGTACAAACCATCAGGAAATGTCGAATtcagcctgtccaacctctcttctGGAGATCACAAGATGGTGGGAGCGAATGAGAAAGAGTTGATGCAGGGTCTCAATGACAGCTTTGCTGGCTTCATTGACAAGGTCAGGCAGCTGGAGCAACAGAACAAGGGGCTGGAGGCTGAAATCACGGACCTGAGGGAAAGGCAAACTGCCCAGTCTGGCCTTGCAAACATCTATGAACCAGAAATGGCAGAgctacgaaacctcatccaagaaacTGAAAGACAGAAGATGCAAATTTACTTGGACCGCGATCACCTGGAGGAAGATCTCCAACGTTTGAAGAGAAAATATGAGGAAGAAAGACAAACTGTACATGACACTGAAGCAAGTATCCAGGCCTgtaagaaagacagagagaatacaaatttgattaaattagacCTAGAAAGGAAAGCACAATCTCTCATTGATGAAATCGTGTTCCTGAAGAATAAGCATGAGGAAGAGGTGGCTGATCTGTTCTCTCAGATCCAGGCTTCACAGGTTGGCGTCGAAATGAAAGATTTCATGAAGCCTGATCTGACGGGAGCCCTGAGAGAGATTCGAGCTCAGATGGAGGGATACACCAATGTTAACATGCAGCAAGCAGAGGAATGGTTCACATCCAGAGTGGCCAAACTCAAcaatgcagcagcaacaaacagAGAAGCTCTACAGAGCACAAGGCAAGAGATCAGTGAGTACAATCGACAACTACAGTGCAAGAGTCTTGAGCTGGAGACAGTAAGAGGAAGGAAGGAGTCTTTGGAGAAACAGCTgaatgagattgaaaacagaaaccATTCAGAATTAATTCAGTACCAG GGTGCAGTGCATCAATTAGAAAATGAACTTAAAAATACAAAACAGGAACTGACTCATCACCTCAGGGAATATCAAGATCTGCTGAATGTCAAAATGGCTTTAGATGTGGAGATTGCCTCCTACAG GAAACTCCTTGAAGGTGAGGAGACAAGATTTGGATCAGGTGCTGAGAACTTCAGTCCTTCACCCCATATGTACAGGGAACCCCAATATATCACACAATCATCTTACACCACAACTAAGACAAAGATCACTCCTGAGTTTAAATATGTAGAAGAGATTTTAAGTGAGACGACAAAGGAAATTGACCTGGCAGATCTGGAAGATGCTTATCTGAGGCTGAAGCCTGGCCAACTCTATGATGAAGA AGTGGGAGGAGATGTAATGGAATCAAAAGAAGCTGAAGAAAAAGCAGCCACTGAAGCAAAAGAGAAGGAAAAAGGTACTGAAGCCAAAGAGGGAGAAGAAGGAGCTGAGGCTGAAGGGGAGGAAGAAACTGctgagggcaaagagagagaagaaGATACTGAGGACAAAAAAGAGGAAGAAGGTGCTGAGGTCAAAGAGAGAGAAGAAGATGCTGAGGCTAAAGAGGAGGAAGAAGGTGCTGGGGTCAAAAAGACAGAAGAAGGTGCTGAGGTCAAAGAAGAAGGTGCTGAGTCCAAAGAAGGGGAAGGAGCTTCTGAAGCCAAGGAGGTAAAAGAAGGTACTGAGGACAAAGAGGAGGCCAAAGAAGGAGAAGATGCTGAGGTGAAAGTGGCAGAAGAAGGTATTGAGGACAAAAAGGAGGAAGAAGGTGCTGAAGACAAAAAGGGGGAAGAAGGTGTTGAGGACAAAAAGGGGGAAGAAGGTGttgaggagaaagagggagaaggagataCTGAGGACAAAAAGGGGGAAGAAGGTGTTGAGGACAAAAAGGAGGAAGAAGGTGTTGAGGACAAAAAGGGGGAAGAAGGTGTTGAGGACAAAAAGGGGGAAGAAGGTGTTGAGGACAAAAAGGGGGAAGAAGGCGttgaggagaaagagggagaaggagataCTGAGGACAAAAAGGGGGAAGAAGGTGTTGAGGACAAAAAGGAGGAAGAAGGTGctgaggagaaagagggagaaggagataCTGAGGACAAAAAGGGGGAAGAAGGTGTTGAGGACAAAAAGGAGGAAGAAGGTGTTGAGGACAAAAAGGGGGAAGAAGGTGTTGAGGACAAAAAGGGGGAAGAAGGTGTTGAGGACAAAAAGGGGGAAGAAGGTGctgaggagaaagagggagaaggagataCTGAGGACAAAAAGGAGGAAGTTGTTGAGGTAAAAGAAAAGACCAGAGAAGGAGAAGCTCTTGAAGCAAAAGCAGAAGCTATGAAAGGAGAAACTGGTAAAGCCAAAGAGGAGGTCATAGAGAAACAAGCCATTGAGACAAAACCAgatgcaacagcaggaaaaactgATGAGACAAAGGAGGAGGCTGTAGATGAAAAGGCAAAAGGGGAATCAGAAGGTGCTGAAGAAGGTCAGGCTGAATCGGGAAACTTAACAGTCAAGGAAACTGTCAGAGATCAAAGGAAAGAATCAGGACCTGAGGAGCCAACAAGAACAAGTCAGGATAAATCAGAATCTGCTGCTGAAGAAAAACCAGAAGAGAGTAAAGATAGAAAGTGTCTGGATAAACCAAAAGAAGAATCACCCGAAGTGAAAGAAACGGCCACAGTTGAAACAGAAGCTGATCCTAAGGGGCAGACCAAGGTCAAAGAAACATCAAAAGTAAATGAAAAGGAAAACAAGAAAGATGAGAAAAAGGAAAGCAAAGATAAGAAGTGA